The following are from one region of the Streptomyces rubrogriseus genome:
- a CDS encoding TetR/AcrR family transcriptional regulator, with translation MTPQAPTPAYRRLSVEERRVQLLDAALALFAHRPPEEVSLDDVAEQAGVSRPLVYRYFPGGKQQLYEAALSSAADELRLCFDEPREGPLLARLSRALDRYLTFVDEHDTGFSALLRGGSVVETSQTSGIVDGVRRAAADHIMRHLDVAEPGPRLRMTVRMWITAVEAASLIWLDEDKQPPFDELRDWLVEQFLAVLTVTARRDPQTAALVETLAADL, from the coding sequence CTGGACGCGGCGCTCGCCCTCTTCGCGCACCGGCCCCCGGAGGAGGTCTCCCTGGACGACGTCGCCGAGCAGGCGGGGGTCTCGCGGCCACTGGTGTACCGGTACTTCCCCGGCGGCAAGCAGCAGCTGTACGAGGCCGCGCTGAGCTCCGCCGCCGACGAGCTGCGGCTCTGCTTCGACGAACCCCGCGAGGGCCCGCTGCTGGCCCGGCTCTCCCGCGCCCTGGACCGCTACCTCACCTTCGTCGACGAGCACGACACCGGCTTCAGCGCCCTGCTGCGCGGCGGCAGCGTGGTCGAGACCTCGCAGACCTCGGGCATCGTGGACGGCGTACGCCGGGCCGCCGCCGACCACATCATGCGCCACCTGGACGTCGCCGAGCCCGGCCCCCGGCTGCGGATGACCGTCCGGATGTGGATCACGGCGGTGGAGGCGGCCTCGCTGATCTGGCTGGACGAGGACAAGCAGCCGCCCTTCGACGAGCTGCGGGACTGGCTGGTGGAGCAGTTCCTCGCCGTACTGACGGTCACCGCCCGCCGCGACCCGCAGACCGCGGCGCTGGTCGAGACGCTGGCCGCGGACCTCTGA
- a CDS encoding C40 family peptidase, translating into MSGRLLRLVCTAALTAGIVLAPVPAAAEPEPGPAEGAAGDRTVAGLLTDLQRLYREAERATETYNGTEERLKQQRARVLRLNAELTRTRLSLRDSRGAAGRLARQQYQNSSDFSPYLRLLLARDPQHALDQGHVIGRLSEERAETVGRLTGDTKKADELAGRARAALARQAALAERQERERDGVRERLRAVEELLASLTPEQLAALAELEKSGIAEEQERFLASGALGDDAKPSAGGESAVRFAVEQLGKPYEWGAEGPASYDCSGLTSVAWERAGTPIPRTSQEQWARLDHVPLDELRPGDLVVYFPEATHVAMYLGDGMVVQAPRPGADVKVSPIAANPVLGAVRPDPGGEPVRRYEPPRLPRGASDGADAGYAASYAPAAPETSAR; encoded by the coding sequence GTGTCAGGAAGGCTTCTGCGTCTGGTGTGTACGGCGGCGCTCACGGCCGGGATCGTCCTCGCGCCGGTGCCAGCCGCGGCCGAACCCGAACCCGGCCCGGCCGAGGGGGCGGCCGGCGACCGTACCGTGGCCGGACTGCTGACGGACCTCCAGCGGCTGTACCGGGAGGCCGAGCGGGCCACCGAGACCTACAACGGCACCGAGGAGCGGCTGAAGCAGCAGCGCGCCCGGGTGCTGCGGCTGAACGCGGAGCTGACCCGGACCCGGCTGTCGCTGCGGGACAGCCGGGGCGCGGCCGGGCGGCTGGCCCGGCAGCAGTACCAGAACAGCAGCGACTTCTCCCCCTACCTGCGGCTGCTGCTCGCCCGCGACCCGCAGCACGCGCTCGACCAGGGACATGTGATCGGCAGGCTGTCCGAGGAGCGGGCCGAGACGGTGGGGCGGCTGACCGGCGACACGAAGAAGGCGGACGAGCTGGCCGGGCGGGCCCGCGCGGCCCTGGCCCGGCAGGCCGCCCTCGCCGAGCGCCAGGAGCGGGAACGGGACGGCGTGCGCGAACGCCTGCGCGCCGTCGAGGAGCTGCTCGCCTCCCTCACCCCGGAGCAGCTGGCCGCCCTGGCGGAGCTGGAGAAGAGCGGGATCGCCGAGGAGCAGGAGCGGTTCCTGGCGTCCGGCGCGCTCGGCGACGACGCGAAGCCGTCCGCCGGGGGCGAGAGCGCGGTGCGCTTCGCGGTGGAGCAGCTCGGCAAGCCGTACGAGTGGGGCGCCGAGGGCCCGGCGTCGTACGACTGCTCGGGACTGACCTCGGTGGCCTGGGAGCGGGCCGGGACGCCGATCCCGCGCACCAGCCAGGAGCAGTGGGCCCGCCTCGACCACGTGCCGCTGGACGAGCTGCGCCCCGGGGACCTGGTCGTGTACTTCCCCGAGGCCACCCACGTGGCGATGTACCTCGGCGACGGCATGGTCGTCCAGGCACCGCGCCCCGGCGCCGACGTCAAGGTGTCGCCGATCGCCGCCAACCCGGTCCTGGGCGCCGTACGCCCCGACCCCGGCGGGGAGCCGGTGCGGCGCTACGAGCCACCGCGGCTCCCCCGGGGGGCGTCGGACGGGGCGGACGCGGGGTACGCGGCCTCCTACGCGCCCGCGGCGCCCGAGACCTCGGCCAGGTAG
- a CDS encoding styrene monooxygenase/indole monooxygenase family protein, which translates to MRKILVVGAGQSGLQLALGLQSHGYEVTLMSNRTADEIRTGRVMSTQCMFHTALQHERDLQLNFWESQAPKIEGLGVSVAAPGSFDPGPSQRAIDWLGHLDGFAQSVDQRVKMAGWMETFAQRGGQLVIHGAAVGDLDYFSRAYDLVLVSAGKGELVQMFGRDPERSPYSEPQRALAVAYVHGMGPRPEHPETEAVRCNLVPGVGEMFIMPTFTTSGRADILFWEGIPGGPLDAFKDVKDPAEHLSLTLELMEKFLPWEYARATKVELTDAGGTLAGRYAPTVRNPVGRLPGGGAVLGVADVVVANDPITGQGSNSASKCAASYLASIIEHGDQEFDEAWMQQTFDRYWETAQHVTKWTNTMLAPPPEHILNLFGAATQLQPIADRFANGFNDPSDFENFFYDPAKTEGYLAEVSGAAGA; encoded by the coding sequence ATGCGGAAGATACTCGTCGTCGGAGCCGGCCAGTCCGGCCTCCAGCTCGCCCTCGGCCTGCAGTCGCACGGCTACGAGGTCACCCTGATGTCCAACCGGACCGCGGACGAGATCCGCACCGGCCGGGTCATGTCGACGCAGTGCATGTTCCACACGGCACTCCAGCACGAGCGCGATCTCCAGCTGAACTTCTGGGAGTCCCAGGCCCCGAAGATCGAGGGACTCGGCGTCTCGGTGGCGGCCCCCGGCTCCTTCGACCCGGGCCCCTCGCAGCGCGCGATCGACTGGCTCGGACACCTCGACGGCTTCGCGCAGTCGGTCGACCAGCGGGTGAAGATGGCCGGCTGGATGGAGACCTTCGCCCAGCGCGGCGGCCAGCTGGTCATCCACGGCGCGGCCGTCGGCGACCTCGACTACTTCTCCCGCGCCTACGACCTCGTCCTAGTCTCGGCGGGCAAGGGCGAGCTGGTCCAGATGTTCGGCCGGGACCCGGAGAGGTCGCCGTACAGCGAGCCGCAGCGCGCCCTCGCCGTCGCCTACGTCCACGGGATGGGCCCGCGCCCCGAGCACCCGGAGACGGAGGCCGTGCGCTGCAACCTGGTGCCCGGCGTGGGCGAGATGTTCATCATGCCGACGTTCACCACCTCCGGCCGCGCCGACATCCTCTTCTGGGAGGGCATACCCGGCGGCCCGCTGGACGCCTTCAAGGACGTCAAGGACCCCGCGGAGCACCTCTCCCTGACCCTGGAACTCATGGAGAAGTTCCTCCCCTGGGAGTACGCGCGGGCCACCAAGGTCGAACTGACCGACGCCGGCGGCACCCTCGCCGGACGCTACGCCCCCACCGTCCGCAACCCGGTCGGCCGCCTCCCCGGCGGCGGCGCGGTCCTCGGCGTCGCCGACGTGGTCGTCGCCAACGACCCGATCACCGGCCAGGGCTCCAACTCCGCGTCCAAGTGCGCCGCCTCCTACCTCGCCTCGATCATCGAGCACGGCGACCAGGAGTTCGACGAGGCCTGGATGCAGCAGACCTTCGACCGCTACTGGGAGACCGCCCAGCACGTCACCAAGTGGACCAACACCATGCTGGCCCCGCCGCCGGAGCACATCCTCAACCTGTTCGGCGCGGCGACGCAGCTCCAGCCCATCGCGGACCGCTTCGCCAACGGCTTCAACGACCCGTCGGACTTCGAGAACTTCTTCTACGACCCGGCGAAGACCGAGGGCTACCTGGCCGAGGTCTCGGGCGCCGCGGGCGCGTAG
- a CDS encoding GTP-binding protein, translating into MDSVVSDAAAFGVPPLVDTDGPVQPWQTDPTRAPVATKIVVAGGFGVGKTTLVAAVSEITPLQTEALMTEASEETDDLTATPGKLTTTVAMDFGRITLDDDLVLYLFGTPGQQRFWFMWDDLVRGAIGAVVLADTRRLKDCWPALDYFESCGLPYVVAVNHFDGSELFEAEDVREALTIPAHIPVMIMDARRRISAIETLLSLVGHALDETPE; encoded by the coding sequence GTGGACTCCGTCGTCTCTGACGCCGCCGCGTTCGGCGTCCCCCCGCTCGTCGACACCGACGGGCCCGTGCAGCCCTGGCAGACCGATCCCACCCGCGCGCCGGTCGCCACGAAGATCGTCGTCGCGGGAGGTTTCGGGGTCGGCAAGACCACGCTGGTCGCCGCCGTCTCGGAGATCACGCCCCTGCAGACCGAGGCGCTGATGACCGAGGCGAGCGAGGAGACCGACGACCTCACCGCCACCCCGGGCAAGCTCACCACCACCGTGGCCATGGACTTCGGCCGCATCACGCTCGACGACGACCTCGTGCTCTACCTGTTCGGCACCCCGGGCCAGCAGCGGTTCTGGTTCATGTGGGACGACCTGGTGCGCGGCGCGATCGGCGCCGTCGTGCTGGCCGACACCCGGCGCCTGAAGGACTGCTGGCCGGCCCTCGACTACTTCGAGAGCTGCGGGCTGCCCTACGTCGTCGCGGTCAACCACTTCGACGGCAGCGAACTGTTCGAGGCGGAGGACGTACGGGAGGCGTTGACGATCCCGGCGCACATACCTGTCATGATCATGGACGCGCGCCGTCGGATCTCGGCCATCGAGACCCTCTTGTCCCTCGTGGGCCACGCGCTCGACGAAACACCCGAGTAG
- a CDS encoding DUF742 domain-containing protein encodes MSSSPGKPGKNGRGNLPVRGADRKPARVRPYSLTGGRTRFGHVLLVETFVGATAGTAALEAAEERKELTGGTSHAFSSGGGALTSRVMPEMRAIVELCRRMRTVAEIAALLKMPLGVVRVLLSDLADQGKIRVYGTGTGHGTGRPDRALLERVLSGLRRL; translated from the coding sequence ATGAGCAGCAGTCCCGGAAAACCCGGCAAGAACGGCCGGGGCAACCTCCCCGTCCGCGGCGCCGACCGCAAACCGGCCCGCGTACGCCCCTACTCGCTCACCGGCGGCCGTACCCGCTTCGGCCACGTGCTGCTCGTCGAGACGTTCGTCGGCGCCACCGCCGGCACCGCCGCGCTCGAAGCCGCCGAGGAGCGCAAGGAACTGACTGGGGGTACCTCCCACGCGTTCAGCAGTGGGGGAGGGGCGCTCACCTCCCGCGTGATGCCGGAGATGCGGGCCATCGTCGAACTGTGCCGCCGGATGCGTACGGTGGCCGAGATCGCCGCGCTGCTGAAGATGCCGCTCGGCGTCGTCCGGGTGCTCCTCAGCGACCTGGCGGACCAGGGAAAGATCCGTGTGTACGGCACCGGGACCGGCCACGGCACGGGCCGCCCGGACCGCGCTCTGCTCGAAAGGGTGCTCAGTGGACTCCGTCGTCTCTGA
- a CDS encoding roadblock/LC7 domain-containing protein, which produces MTAPSTFGLSSEARNLHWLLTNLVEEVPGIRSVAVVSSDGLLLLSSDPGRNEEARQARETPRAGPRGSAADLATVVSGVGSLTVGAARLMDFGSVKHTMVAMDEGSLFVMSISDGSLLGVHGSAECDMSVVAYHMALFVGRAGHVLTPELRTELRKSLESESSQPTGSAR; this is translated from the coding sequence TTGACCGCTCCCAGTACGTTCGGACTGAGCAGTGAAGCCCGCAATCTCCACTGGCTGCTGACCAACCTGGTCGAGGAGGTGCCCGGCATCCGGTCGGTCGCCGTGGTCTCCTCCGACGGGCTCCTGCTCCTGTCCTCGGACCCCGGCCGCAACGAGGAGGCCCGGCAGGCCCGCGAGACGCCCCGGGCGGGCCCGCGCGGCTCCGCGGCCGACCTCGCCACCGTCGTCTCCGGCGTGGGCAGCCTGACCGTCGGCGCCGCCCGGCTGATGGACTTCGGGTCGGTGAAGCACACGATGGTCGCCATGGACGAGGGCAGCCTGTTCGTGATGTCGATCAGCGACGGATCGCTGCTCGGCGTGCACGGCTCGGCGGAGTGCGACATGAGCGTCGTGGCGTACCACATGGCGCTCTTCGTCGGCCGGGCCGGCCACGTCCTGACCCCCGAACTCCGCACCGAGCTGCGGAAGTCCCTGGAGTCCGAGTCGTCCCAGCCGACGGGGAGCGCCCGATGA
- a CDS encoding nitrate- and nitrite sensing domain-containing protein, giving the protein MRAPVQKTRPRRTGKQTAPVGSAERTPGTSTPPQPPEAPVGKGRATHVRNRLIVAVAVVAAAVAGAGAPSVVAASGQLHDSQELVTLAEQTQGALTLAHSLADERDEVTPYIAAGRPKSKAPSEQRSARVDRQVEELRADTDTPASLREDLDAVAALRRAALTGKSTALEAHQAYSEAIAELHALAEKLGEEMPPRAGSGAYALAELDTAVQQAAATRGLLLAALNVPSTTETVIDPVTGLPTETTTSSDSDAEQRDALAAAAQQARVRSDAALADFREGAPKEARGSFDATVAGPEVNSAEKYLAGLTDEPTLSDRDLGTSTKRLDAALSARVDAMRGAESALYEKRVEALEQLRDDDVTALEVRIAVLGALILLAVGIATALARTLTRPLSVLRRGSARLAGAADPTTEEPVAFTGRNDEFAQVVRSVNALHTHAATLAGRVATLESDRKHLVGQRQKMADAREELRTELAESAAQLEVVRKSIGSTFVNLALRTLGLVERQLAVIESLEEREQDPDRLATLFKLDHFATVMRRHSENLLVLAGTEHVQHSASPVPLVDVVRAAVSEIERYERVRIAALPPHAHVAGFAADDLSHLLAELMENATSFSPPDLPVEVSGWLLENGEVMLSVQDEGIGMATERLQRLNARLTDFDPDAPYDQEGEDGLGLGLYVVARLAHRHGARVRLREQKQGGVAAVVVLPSPLLAAAPPAALAPTVPVSDGTGTFSLPGADAEANSNVLHGRTEKSDKPEKAETAGTAETAGTAEKAETAETAEQGAGEEAGPDAEPVVDPLVASAEEAVRRAEADASHADAPRTPEPDEREDPAGPMAPEPAAETVSAQDGPAPGSDLPDDATMALFLPALAEPETRPETAPDPYAIGPDAHDRVPDPAEAAGGQQEPAPSTEAEPVTDKGLPKRTPKLTAPAEVPRPRTAGSVDADALRRRLGGFRRGAEAGRRDVEAEIADRTGQDQAPDAGAGTTEEATGGTVEEASS; this is encoded by the coding sequence ATGCGAGCACCGGTGCAGAAGACGCGGCCTCGTCGCACAGGCAAGCAGACGGCCCCCGTGGGGAGCGCGGAGCGCACCCCCGGTACCTCCACCCCTCCGCAGCCGCCGGAGGCTCCCGTCGGCAAGGGCCGTGCCACCCACGTACGCAACCGCCTCATCGTCGCGGTGGCCGTCGTGGCAGCCGCCGTCGCCGGGGCCGGAGCCCCCTCGGTCGTGGCCGCCTCCGGGCAACTGCACGACTCCCAGGAACTGGTGACGCTCGCCGAGCAGACCCAGGGCGCGCTGACCCTCGCCCACTCCCTGGCCGACGAGCGCGACGAGGTCACCCCCTACATCGCGGCCGGCCGCCCCAAGTCGAAGGCGCCCTCCGAGCAGCGCAGCGCCCGTGTCGACCGCCAGGTGGAGGAGCTGCGCGCCGACACCGACACGCCCGCCTCGCTGCGCGAGGACCTCGACGCCGTCGCCGCGCTGCGCCGCGCCGCCCTCACCGGCAAGAGCACCGCGCTGGAGGCCCACCAGGCGTACTCGGAGGCGATCGCCGAACTCCACGCCCTGGCCGAGAAGCTGGGCGAGGAGATGCCGCCCCGCGCGGGCTCCGGCGCGTACGCGCTGGCCGAGCTGGACACCGCCGTCCAGCAGGCCGCCGCCACCCGCGGCCTGCTGCTGGCGGCCCTGAACGTGCCGAGCACCACCGAGACCGTCATCGACCCGGTCACCGGCCTGCCGACCGAGACGACCACCTCCTCGGACTCCGACGCCGAGCAGCGCGACGCCCTCGCCGCCGCCGCCCAGCAGGCCCGGGTGCGCTCCGACGCGGCCCTCGCCGACTTCCGTGAGGGCGCTCCCAAGGAGGCGCGCGGCAGCTTCGACGCCACGGTCGCCGGGCCCGAGGTCAACTCCGCCGAGAAGTACCTCGCCGGCCTCACCGACGAGCCCACGCTCTCCGACCGCGACCTCGGCACCAGTACCAAGCGGCTGGACGCCGCGCTCTCCGCCCGCGTGGACGCGATGCGCGGTGCCGAGTCCGCCCTGTACGAGAAGCGCGTCGAGGCCCTGGAGCAGTTGCGCGACGACGACGTCACCGCGCTGGAGGTCCGGATCGCCGTCCTCGGCGCCCTGATCCTGCTCGCCGTCGGTATCGCCACCGCCCTGGCCCGCACCCTCACCCGCCCGCTGTCGGTGCTGCGCCGCGGCTCGGCCCGGCTGGCCGGCGCGGCGGACCCGACGACCGAGGAGCCGGTCGCCTTCACCGGCCGCAACGACGAGTTCGCGCAGGTCGTCCGCTCCGTCAACGCCCTGCACACGCACGCCGCCACGCTCGCCGGGCGGGTCGCCACGCTGGAGTCCGACCGCAAGCACCTGGTCGGCCAGCGGCAGAAGATGGCCGACGCCCGCGAGGAACTGCGCACCGAACTCGCCGAGTCCGCCGCCCAGCTGGAGGTGGTGCGCAAGAGCATCGGCTCCACCTTCGTCAACCTCGCACTGCGCACCCTCGGCCTGGTCGAGCGGCAACTCGCGGTCATCGAGAGCCTGGAGGAGCGCGAGCAGGACCCGGACCGCCTCGCCACCCTGTTCAAGCTCGACCACTTCGCCACGGTCATGCGCCGGCACAGCGAGAACCTCCTCGTCCTCGCCGGCACCGAGCACGTCCAGCACAGCGCCTCGCCGGTGCCGCTGGTCGACGTGGTCCGGGCCGCGGTCAGTGAGATCGAGCGGTACGAGCGGGTGCGCATCGCCGCGCTGCCGCCGCACGCCCACGTGGCCGGGTTCGCCGCCGACGACCTCTCCCACCTGCTGGCCGAGCTGATGGAGAACGCCACCTCCTTCTCGCCGCCGGACCTGCCCGTCGAGGTCTCCGGCTGGCTCCTGGAGAACGGCGAGGTGATGCTCTCCGTCCAGGACGAGGGCATCGGCATGGCCACCGAACGCCTCCAGCGGCTCAACGCCCGCCTCACCGACTTCGACCCGGACGCACCGTACGACCAGGAGGGCGAGGACGGTCTGGGGCTCGGCCTCTATGTCGTCGCCCGGCTCGCCCACCGGCACGGGGCGCGGGTACGGCTGCGGGAGCAGAAGCAGGGCGGCGTCGCGGCCGTCGTCGTCCTGCCGAGCCCGCTGCTGGCCGCCGCCCCGCCCGCCGCGCTGGCCCCGACCGTGCCGGTGTCCGACGGCACCGGCACCTTCTCCCTGCCCGGCGCCGACGCGGAGGCCAACTCCAACGTCCTGCACGGGCGGACGGAGAAGTCCGACAAGCCTGAGAAGGCGGAGACGGCTGGGACGGCGGAGACGGCTGGTACGGCGGAGAAGGCTGAGACGGCTGAGACGGCGGAGCAAGGTGCCGGGGAGGAGGCGGGCCCCGATGCCGAGCCCGTCGTCGACCCGCTGGTCGCCTCGGCGGAGGAAGCCGTACGCCGTGCCGAGGCGGACGCCTCCCACGCGGACGCGCCGCGGACTCCGGAACCCGACGAGCGCGAAGACCCGGCCGGGCCGATGGCCCCGGAACCCGCGGCGGAGACGGTGTCCGCCCAGGACGGTCCCGCCCCCGGCAGCGACCTCCCCGACGACGCCACCATGGCCCTGTTCCTCCCGGCCCTCGCGGAACCGGAGACCCGGCCGGAGACCGCCCCCGACCCGTACGCCATCGGCCCCGACGCCCACGACCGCGTACCGGACCCGGCGGAGGCGGCCGGCGGGCAGCAGGAACCGGCCCCGTCCACGGAGGCCGAACCGGTCACCGACAAGGGCCTGCCCAAGCGGACCCCGAAGCTCACCGCCCCGGCCGAGGTGCCGCGTCCGCGCACCGCGGGCTCCGTCGACGCCGACGCGCTCCGTCGGCGGCTGGGCGGATTCCGCCGCGGGGCGGAGGCCGGCCGCCGGGACGTCGAGGCGGAGATCGCCGACCGCACCGGACAGGACCAGGCACCGGACGCCGGGGCGGGCACAACCGAAGAAGCCACGGGGGGCACCGTCGAGGAGGCAAGCAGTTGA
- a CDS encoding protein phosphatase 2C domain-containing protein, protein MRTELVSEPGLADRPNEDFASVGLPASGQGGSLVVLDGVTPPRTATGCLHSVPWFTARLGGALTELTVSLPDLPLVEALSRGIARTAAAHAETCDLSHPRTPQATVVLARWSPAAVEYLVLSDSALLLEAPDGTVTPVLDDRLARLPRSALVSDAVIDAGLRNKEGGFFTAAADPAVAARAVTGVLPRGAVRTLAALTDGAARWVEKFGEGDWGDCLALVRKQGAQALVDRVRELERADAAGGRAFLGRSKTHDDATVVYAEL, encoded by the coding sequence ATGCGTACGGAACTCGTCTCGGAACCAGGCCTCGCCGACCGGCCCAACGAGGACTTCGCGAGCGTCGGACTACCCGCCTCGGGACAGGGTGGTTCACTCGTCGTCCTCGACGGTGTGACGCCGCCACGCACCGCGACGGGGTGTCTGCATTCCGTGCCCTGGTTCACGGCGCGCCTCGGTGGAGCGCTGACCGAACTGACCGTTTCACTCCCGGATCTCCCCCTCGTCGAGGCCCTGTCCCGCGGCATCGCGCGTACCGCCGCGGCGCACGCGGAAACCTGTGACCTTTCTCACCCGCGCACGCCGCAGGCAACCGTGGTCCTCGCGCGCTGGTCCCCGGCCGCCGTCGAGTACCTGGTCCTGTCCGACTCCGCACTCCTGCTGGAGGCTCCCGACGGCACCGTCACCCCCGTCCTGGACGACCGGCTGGCCCGGCTGCCCCGCTCGGCCCTCGTGAGCGACGCGGTGATCGACGCCGGACTGCGCAACAAGGAGGGCGGCTTCTTCACGGCCGCTGCCGACCCCGCCGTGGCGGCGCGCGCCGTGACGGGGGTGCTCCCGCGCGGTGCGGTGCGCACGCTGGCGGCGCTCACGGACGGGGCCGCGCGGTGGGTGGAGAAGTTCGGGGAGGGCGACTGGGGGGACTGCCTGGCACTGGTCCGCAAGCAGGGCGCGCAGGCCCTGGTGGACCGGGTGCGCGAGCTGGAGCGTGCGGACGCGGCCGGCGGCCGGGCGTTCCTCGGGCGCAGCAAGACGCACGACGACGCGACGGTGGTCTACGCCGAGTTGTAG
- a CDS encoding MarR family winged helix-turn-helix transcriptional regulator gives MHEDGNGGGRGGESHLSGSGVNQPEFLALERELTVLLRRARANQGEMAREVHPDLESSAYGLLVRLGECGGQRATDLAAFIGVGKATMSRQLRALEELGLVAREPDPADGRAWLVTLTPEGQERVGRVREARRARYARRLAGWDPREVTELARLLHELNRGMEK, from the coding sequence GTGCACGAAGACGGGAACGGCGGCGGTCGCGGGGGCGAATCCCACCTGTCCGGCAGTGGTGTGAACCAACCGGAGTTCCTGGCCCTGGAGCGGGAGCTGACCGTCCTGCTGCGGCGGGCCCGGGCCAACCAGGGCGAGATGGCCCGGGAGGTCCACCCCGACCTGGAGTCGTCCGCGTACGGCCTGCTCGTGCGGCTCGGCGAGTGCGGCGGCCAGCGCGCCACCGACCTCGCCGCCTTCATCGGCGTCGGCAAGGCCACCATGTCCCGCCAGCTGCGCGCGCTGGAGGAACTCGGGCTCGTCGCCCGCGAGCCCGACCCCGCCGACGGCCGGGCCTGGCTGGTCACCCTGACCCCGGAGGGCCAGGAGCGCGTCGGCCGGGTCCGGGAGGCCCGCCGTGCCCGGTACGCCCGGCGGCTCGCCGGCTGGGACCCGCGCGAGGTGACGGAACTGGCCCGGCTGCTGCACGAACTCAACCGGGGGATGGAGAAGTAG
- a CDS encoding lysozyme: protein MLVHRSGSARGRRFAVTGILLAAFSLVFTLPADASSSADVPARGSAHMGMGVAAHDGEHGTPVPGRAAQTEGVDVSSHQGNVAWSTLWNSGVKWAYAKATEGTYYTNPYFAQQYNGSYNVGMIRGAYHFATPDTTSGATQANYFVDHGGGWSRDGKTLPGALDIEWNPYGATCYGKSQSGMVSWIRDFLNTYKARTGRDAVIYTATSWWTQCTGNYGGFAANNPLWIARYASTVGTLPAGWGYYTMWQYTSSGPTVGDHNKFNGALDRVVALANG from the coding sequence ATGCTCGTGCACAGATCCGGATCGGCCCGCGGGCGGCGGTTCGCCGTCACCGGGATCCTGCTCGCCGCGTTCTCCCTCGTGTTCACCCTTCCCGCCGACGCCTCGTCGTCCGCGGACGTCCCGGCCCGCGGCTCCGCCCACATGGGCATGGGCGTCGCGGCCCACGACGGCGAACACGGCACCCCCGTCCCGGGCCGCGCGGCCCAGACGGAGGGCGTCGACGTCTCCAGCCACCAGGGCAACGTCGCCTGGTCGACCCTGTGGAACAGCGGCGTCAAATGGGCCTACGCCAAGGCCACCGAGGGGACGTACTACACCAACCCCTACTTCGCCCAGCAGTACAACGGCTCCTACAACGTCGGCATGATCCGGGGCGCCTACCACTTCGCCACGCCGGACACGACGAGCGGCGCGACCCAGGCCAACTACTTCGTCGACCACGGCGGCGGCTGGTCCAGGGACGGCAAGACGCTGCCGGGCGCGCTCGACATCGAGTGGAACCCGTACGGCGCCACCTGCTACGGCAAGTCGCAGAGCGGGATGGTCTCCTGGATCCGCGACTTCCTGAACACCTACAAGGCCCGCACCGGCCGGGACGCCGTGATCTACACGGCCACCAGCTGGTGGACCCAGTGCACCGGCAACTACGGCGGCTTCGCCGCCAACAACCCGCTGTGGATCGCCCGGTACGCCTCGACGGTGGGCACGCTGCCGGCCGGCTGGGGCTACTACACGATGTGGCAGTACACGTCGTCCGGTCCGACGGTCGGCGACCACAACAAGTTCAACGGTGCGCTGGACCGCGTCGTCGCGCTGGCCAACGGCTGA